A region of the Microbacterium sp. SL75 genome:
CAGTGGCCGGCGGCGCGGTCGTCAGCGCCGTCGCCGGCCCGCTGCTGGCTCAGGCCGGGCAGCTGGGCGTCGACTTCACGGGACTCGCGGAGGGCGTCGACCTGGAGGCCATGGCATCCGGAGTCGATCTCACCTCGCTCGCGGAGGGCACGGGGATCGGCGAGTGGGCGGGAGGCGCACAGGACGCCGTCTCGGGAGCGGGTGAGCAGATCAGCGGCTTCGGTGAGGGGCTGTCCAACCTCGACATCCCCGGATTCGGAGACTTCCTCGGGCGGTGATCAGTCGATCGCGCGGACCGGGAGCCCGGTATCGGGTCGCCCGCCTTGCTGCGGGCCGATACCGCGTGACTCGAAGGTGTTGACCATCGCGTAGGCCGCCCGTTCGAGGTAGTCCCACAGGGGTGCTTCGAACGCGGGCGGCAGGGCGATCTCGTCGACGGCCGTGCGCATGTGCCGCAGCCACCGGTCGCGGGCGTCGGGGTCGACGTGGAAGGGCATATGGCGCATCCGCAGGCGCGGGTGCCCGCGCGTCTCACCGTAGGTGGTCGGGCCACCCCAGTACTGCGCGAGGAACAGGGTCAGCCGCTCGGCTGCAGGGCCGAGGTCCTCCTCGGGGTACATCGGCTTCAGTACCTCGTCCGAGGCGACCCCGCGGTAGAACGCATCGACCAATCGACGGAAGGTGTCCATGCCCCCGACCTGGTCGTAGAAGTTCACAGGCTCGGTCATGTCTGGTCCTTGTCGTCGGCGCGCACGGCCGGGGGCGTGGGCTTGGGCGTGTCGGCTCCGGGGGCGGGAGGCAGGTCCACTACGGCGGTGGGCGTGTCGTCGCGGACGGTCTTCTTCTTCACCTTGGATGTCGAAGTGTCCGCCGCATGATCCTCCACGATCTCGGACACGTCCAGCTTGCTGCGGCGGGGCCGCCAGATGGGCCGGCTCGCGCCGACGGTGACCTGGGTCTCCTTGGTCTTGGGCGGGTGTGCGCCGCGCACGCTCTGTGCGCCCTCGGCGCCTGTCAGAACGATCGAGTTCAGCTGCGGGAGGGCGATGCCCATCGCGTCGATCGCCTTCTTCAGACGCGCGCGCAGCTCTCGGGCCACGTCGTCCTTCGCGCTCGAGCGTGTCTTCATCACGAGCCGGATGACGAGGGCATCGCCGCTGATGGATTCGAGGCCCCAGATCTCGGGCTGCTCGATGATGCGCGAGCGCCACTTCGTCTCTTTCGCCATCGTCTTCGCCGCGGTGAGCATGGCCTTCTCGACGTCGTCGATATCGGCGTCCACGGGCACGGCGAGGTCGATGATGACGCGGGACCAGCCCTGCGACATGTTGCCGATGCGGGTGATCTCGCCGTTGCGGACGTACCAGAGCGTGCCGTTGACGTCGCGGACGTGGGTGATGCGGACGCTGACGAACTCGACAATGCCCGTCGCGAGTCCGAGATCGACGACGTCGCCGATGCCGATTTGGTCTTCGGCGACGATGAAGATCCCGTTGAGGACGTCTTTGACGATGTTCTGCGCGCCGAAGCCGAGACCGGCGCCGATCGCCGCGGTGAGCAGGGTCAGCGAGGCGAGGGCGTTCGGAGCGACGATGCTGGCGATCCAGACGAGGGCGACGATCACGAGGATGACGTTCACGATGTTCTGCAGGATCGTGCCGAGCGTGCGCGTGCGCTGCACGAGGCGCACCGCGTTGAGCGGAGAGCGATCGAGGGCTTGCGTGTCGTCCACACGCGCCTTGCTCTTGGCCCCGTTGACGATGCGATCGACCACGCGCCGAATGATCAGGCGAAGCAGCCAGGCACCCACGGCCACACCCACGATGATCCCGAGGATCTGCAGCAGCGTGCCGCCGAAGCTCAGCAGCTGGCCGCCGATCCAGCCCCACGTGTCCGGGTTGGCGAGATCGCTCGGCGACGTGATCGAGGGCGACGGGGTCGGTTCGGGGTTTTCGGCGAGAACGAACATCGGCTTCAGCCTAACGACGGATGCCTCGGCGCCGGCTGAGCGTCGAGGCATCCGTGTGGACGACGCTCAGGCGTCGCGCGAGCGCAGGGCGACCCACCCCAGCAGCAGCGGGCCCACGACCCAGCCGGCCATCGTGAGGGCGGGCTCGAGGAGGTCTTGGGCACCGGGCTGCGTGAGGGAGCCCGCCGCGCTGACCGGGAGGTACTTGCCGGCCTCGACGACCCACATCCAGTCCGGACCGGCGATCGAGAACAGGCTGAGCATGATCGGCAGGACGAAGAGCACCCCCACGGTCACGGCGATCGCGCCGGCGCCGCTACGCAGCAGGAATCCGAATCCGACGCCCATGAGGGTGAAGCAGGCCATCGACAGCACGCCGAGGGCCAGTGGGACGAGGGAATCGGCCGGGCGCGCCCAATCGATGCTGGTGCCCGACAGGGGAGCGGTGGCCGCGATCGCGACGGCGTAGATGACCACCGTGGTCCCCATCATGGTGAGAGCCACGACGATCGCCTTCGCCAGCAGCACGGCGCCCCGGCGCGGCTGGGCGGTGAGCGTCGACCGGATCATCCCGGTGGAGTACTCCCCGGTCACCACGATCGCGCCCAGGATGCCGGCGACGAGCATCGTGAACTGGGTGGGCGCCAGGATGACGTTGGTTGGCGCCATGCTCCCACCCATGCCGCTGGTGGCCAGGGCGATCAAGAGCGAGATGCCGACGGACAAGGCGGCCGTGACCCCGAGCGACCACCACGTCGAGCGCAGGGTGAGGATCTTGATCGCCTCGCTCCGGAGGAGGTGGGCGAAGCTCAGACGGTGTCCGGTGGTGTGGGTGGCCCGGCGGGGAGCGGCGGCGAGAGCGGTCATGCGATCTCCTTGGTCTTGTACTCGACGGAGTCGTCGGTGAGGGCGAGGTAGGCGTCTTCGAGAGATCCGACGCGCGGGCTGAGCTCGTAGAGGGGGATGCCGTGGGCTGCGGCGATGTCGCCGACGGTCTCGGGGGTGATCCCGGTGATCTGGGCCGCGCCCGGTTCGACGGCCGAGATGGTGGCATCCGGGATCTCGAGGGCGGTGACGAGCTCGCCCAGGCGAGGAGAGCGCACGAGCAGTGTGGTCGTGGTCCAGGTGCGCACGAGTTCGGGCAGGGGCGCGTCGGCGAGCACGCGGCCGCGACCGAGGACGATCACGTGATCCGCGGTCTGCGACATCTCGCTCATCAGGTGGCTCGACAGCAGCACCGTGCGACCCTCGGCGGCGAGGTGCCGCACGAACTGGCGCACCCAGCGCACTCCCTCGGGGTCGAGGCCGTTGACCGGCTCGTCGAGGATGAGCGTGTGC
Encoded here:
- a CDS encoding globin, whose translation is MTEPVNFYDQVGGMDTFRRLVDAFYRGVASDEVLKPMYPEEDLGPAAERLTLFLAQYWGGPTTYGETRGHPRLRMRHMPFHVDPDARDRWLRHMRTAVDEIALPPAFEAPLWDYLERAAYAMVNTFESRGIGPQQGGRPDTGLPVRAID
- a CDS encoding mechanosensitive ion channel family protein, with product MFVLAENPEPTPSPSITSPSDLANPDTWGWIGGQLLSFGGTLLQILGIIVGVAVGAWLLRLIIRRVVDRIVNGAKSKARVDDTQALDRSPLNAVRLVQRTRTLGTILQNIVNVILVIVALVWIASIVAPNALASLTLLTAAIGAGLGFGAQNIVKDVLNGIFIVAEDQIGIGDVVDLGLATGIVEFVSVRITHVRDVNGTLWYVRNGEITRIGNMSQGWSRVIIDLAVPVDADIDDVEKAMLTAAKTMAKETKWRSRIIEQPEIWGLESISGDALVIRLVMKTRSSAKDDVARELRARLKKAIDAMGIALPQLNSIVLTGAEGAQSVRGAHPPKTKETQVTVGASRPIWRPRRSKLDVSEIVEDHAADTSTSKVKKKTVRDDTPTAVVDLPPAPGADTPKPTPPAVRADDKDQT
- a CDS encoding ABC transporter permease subunit produces the protein MTALAAAPRRATHTTGHRLSFAHLLRSEAIKILTLRSTWWSLGVTAALSVGISLLIALATSGMGGSMAPTNVILAPTQFTMLVAGILGAIVVTGEYSTGMIRSTLTAQPRRGAVLLAKAIVVALTMMGTTVVIYAVAIAATAPLSGTSIDWARPADSLVPLALGVLSMACFTLMGVGFGFLLRSGAGAIAVTVGVLFVLPIMLSLFSIAGPDWMWVVEAGKYLPVSAAGSLTQPGAQDLLEPALTMAGWVVGPLLLGWVALRSRDA
- a CDS encoding ABC transporter ATP-binding protein, with amino-acid sequence MIVAENLTKRYGDKTAVDGISFTVAPGRVTGFLGPNGAGKSTTMRMIVGLDRPTAGRVTVGGQDYRQLRSPLTEVGVLLDAKAVHTGRSARNHLRAMAATHGIGAQRVDEVIELTGIGTVAGKRAGGFSLGMGQRLGIAAALLGDPHTLILDEPVNGLDPEGVRWVRQFVRHLAAEGRTVLLSSHLMSEMSQTADHVIVLGRGRVLADAPLPELVRTWTTTTLLVRSPRLGELVTALEIPDATISAVEPGAAQITGITPETVGDIAAAHGIPLYELSPRVGSLEDAYLALTDDSVEYKTKEIA